The following coding sequences lie in one Cupriavidus sp. WKF15 genomic window:
- a CDS encoding VOC family protein: MTRPANTPRLTPYLTVSNARNALDFYQRAFGFAAGNVVDENGVPTHAEMHYQGELILMFAPEGAWGSTARTPRSLGVECPQTFYVYCDDVDAMHAQAVAAGAVSLMEPADQFWGDRYCMVEDPDGYRWGFGRPVAGNQEGKAS, from the coding sequence ATGACGAGACCGGCCAACACCCCGAGGCTCACCCCTTACCTGACCGTCAGCAACGCACGCAACGCCCTGGACTTCTATCAGCGCGCCTTCGGCTTTGCGGCCGGCAACGTGGTCGACGAGAACGGCGTGCCGACCCATGCCGAAATGCACTATCAGGGCGAACTGATCCTCATGTTTGCACCCGAAGGCGCCTGGGGTAGCACGGCGCGCACGCCGCGCTCGCTCGGCGTGGAGTGCCCGCAGACCTTTTACGTATATTGCGACGACGTCGACGCCATGCACGCGCAAGCGGTGGCGGCGGGGGCCGTCAGCCTGATGGAGCCCGCCGACCAGTTCTGGGGCGACCGCTACTGCATGGTCGAAGACCCGGACGGCTACCGCTGGGGGTTCGGCAGACCGGTGGCCGGCAACCAGGAAGGCAAGGCAAGCTGA
- a CDS encoding 16S rRNA (uracil(1498)-N(3))-methyltransferase → MPPRFFVDSAGALLAAGTDFELPEAVVRHVQVLRLAPGDAITLFDGRGGSHAATLTELGKRHALARVGDHDTTEAEPPFHVTLAQGLAGGDKMDWLIEKAVELGVAAIQPLQAARSVVRLSGERAQKRQAHWQALVEAACEQCGRNRLPAVAPVANLDTWLRSEGEGARLLVSPRAVQSLPAYVAANRETMLAGGVTLLVGPEGGLAPEEEEAALRAGFTAVSLGPRILRTETAGLACLATLNALLGGF, encoded by the coding sequence ATGCCGCCGCGTTTCTTTGTCGACAGTGCCGGGGCATTGCTGGCCGCCGGCACGGATTTCGAACTGCCCGAAGCCGTGGTCCGTCATGTGCAGGTGCTGCGCCTGGCGCCCGGCGATGCCATCACCCTCTTCGACGGGCGTGGCGGCAGCCATGCCGCCACGCTGACCGAACTGGGCAAGCGCCATGCGCTCGCGCGCGTAGGCGACCACGATACGACCGAAGCCGAGCCACCGTTCCACGTCACGCTGGCACAAGGGCTGGCCGGCGGCGACAAGATGGACTGGCTGATCGAGAAAGCCGTCGAGCTTGGCGTCGCGGCGATCCAGCCGTTGCAGGCCGCCCGCTCGGTCGTGCGGCTGAGTGGCGAGCGCGCGCAGAAGCGGCAAGCGCACTGGCAAGCCCTGGTCGAAGCCGCTTGCGAGCAATGCGGACGCAATCGCTTGCCGGCGGTCGCGCCGGTCGCTAACTTGGATACGTGGCTGCGTAGCGAGGGCGAAGGTGCGCGGCTGCTGGTGTCGCCGCGCGCCGTTCAATCGCTGCCCGCTTACGTGGCGGCCAACCGGGAAACGATGCTGGCCGGCGGCGTCACGCTGCTGGTCGGACCGGAAGGCGGGCTGGCGCCGGAAGAAGAAGAGGCGGCTTTGCGTGCCGGCTTCACCGCCGTGTCACTCGGCCCGCGCATCCTGCGCACTGAAACTGCCGGGCTGGCATGCCTGGCAACCCTGAACGCCTTGCTTGGCGGATTCTGA
- a CDS encoding YidB family protein gives MGLLDSVLGGVLGQLGGTRQGEGESAGGLNPKLMMALGLLAMMAMRHKGAADDAAQASQEDGLGGLGSLGGLLGGLTAGAGGGGTGGLDLGSLLGGLLGGQGGAPANSQALGAAAGGIGALRDVLAQAGLGEQVDSWIGVGSNQPVTPSALSDALGDTGALASLASSTGMSQEDVAAQLSEGLPELIDRLTPHGHLPSQS, from the coding sequence ATGGGACTACTCGATAGCGTGCTGGGCGGGGTGCTCGGGCAACTCGGCGGCACGCGCCAGGGCGAAGGCGAAAGCGCCGGCGGCCTCAACCCCAAGCTGATGATGGCGCTAGGACTACTGGCCATGATGGCGATGCGCCACAAGGGCGCCGCGGACGACGCGGCGCAGGCCAGCCAGGAAGATGGGCTGGGCGGACTGGGCAGCCTCGGCGGTTTGCTGGGCGGACTGACCGCTGGCGCGGGTGGTGGCGGCACCGGCGGGCTGGATCTGGGCTCGCTGCTCGGCGGCCTGCTTGGCGGCCAGGGCGGCGCCCCGGCCAACAGCCAGGCGCTCGGTGCCGCGGCCGGCGGCATTGGCGCGCTGCGCGATGTGCTTGCGCAAGCTGGCCTGGGCGAACAGGTCGATTCGTGGATCGGCGTTGGCAGCAACCAGCCGGTCACGCCGTCGGCGCTTAGCGACGCGCTCGGCGACACGGGCGCCCTCGCCTCGCTGGCCAGCTCCACGGGCATGTCCCAGGAAGACGTGGCAGCGCAACTCAGCGAAGGCCTGCCCGAACTCATCGACCGACTGACTCCGCACGGGCACCTGCCGTCGCAATCCTGA
- a CDS encoding barstar family protein produces MMTDIFGLGDALAAREERGAGDGWQRAQHQAQNLYDNVLMMPRQELTHRLPPAAPAAVPAIANWADGAEGAMNLFKSVRPNIVQSIRAFRVPDLAQAAAELGQHFLYANCAHCASKAEILETIATSFTFPKHFGKNFDALADCLTDMIHKAGQQPGFVIVLEGLPIAQKFDKEAREVLLDVFRDAAEFWAERKVQFRVFYSFA; encoded by the coding sequence ATGATGACTGACATTTTCGGATTGGGCGACGCCCTTGCCGCCCGCGAGGAGCGCGGCGCCGGAGATGGCTGGCAGCGGGCGCAGCATCAGGCCCAGAACCTTTACGACAACGTGCTGATGATGCCGCGCCAAGAGCTCACGCACAGACTTCCGCCCGCCGCTCCGGCCGCTGTGCCGGCCATCGCGAACTGGGCCGACGGGGCCGAGGGAGCCATGAACCTGTTCAAGTCGGTGCGCCCGAACATCGTCCAGTCGATCCGCGCATTCCGCGTGCCTGACCTTGCCCAGGCTGCCGCCGAACTTGGCCAGCATTTCCTGTATGCGAACTGCGCCCATTGCGCGAGCAAGGCGGAGATCCTGGAAACGATCGCGACATCGTTCACGTTCCCCAAGCATTTCGGCAAGAACTTCGACGCGCTGGCCGATTGCCTGACCGACATGATCCACAAGGCCGGCCAGCAACCCGGATTCGTGATCGTGCTGGAAGGTCTGCCGATTGCGCAGAAGTTCGACAAGGAAGCGCGCGAGGTGCTGCTGGATGTGTTCCGCGATGCGGCCGAGTTCTGGGCCGAGCGCAAAGTCCAGTTCCGCGTGTTCTATTCGTTCGCCTGA
- a CDS encoding ribonuclease → MRGPRKLARALSGLVLALALTQPTLARQQQAEGLPGTIAVQQLPNEARQTLERIEAGGPFPYEKDGSRFGNYERSLPQQQRGYYREYTVKSQNSRNRGARRIVCGGDQRVANDCYYTEDHYNSFKRITK, encoded by the coding sequence ATGCGCGGCCCGCGCAAGCTGGCGCGGGCCCTGTCGGGCCTGGTCCTGGCACTGGCGCTCACGCAGCCAACGCTGGCAAGGCAGCAGCAGGCCGAGGGACTGCCGGGAACCATTGCCGTGCAGCAACTGCCCAATGAAGCACGGCAGACGCTGGAGCGCATTGAGGCCGGCGGCCCATTTCCCTATGAGAAGGATGGTTCGCGGTTCGGCAATTACGAACGCAGCCTCCCTCAACAACAACGCGGTTATTACCGTGAATATACGGTCAAGAGCCAGAACAGCCGGAACCGGGGAGCAAGGCGGATCGTTTGCGGCGGTGACCAGCGCGTGGCCAACGACTGCTACTACACAGAAGACCACTACAACAGCTTCAAACGGATAACCAAATGA
- a CDS encoding NADP-dependent malic enzyme, with the protein MTSPQQSPSQDDLKQQQREALRKAALEYHEFPTPGKISVTPTKPLSNQRDLALAYSPGVAAACEEIVADQANSFRYTARGNLVAVITNGTAVLGLGDIGAAASKPVMEGKAGLFKKFAGIDVFDIEVDEKDPEKLVQIIAALEPTFGGINLEDIKAPECFYVERKLREKMKIPVFHDDQHGTAIVVAAAVINGLTVVGKDIKKVKLVASGAGAAALACLDLLVDLGLPIENIWVTDLAGVVYEGRTELMDPEKARFCQKTDKRKLGEVIDGADIFLGLSAAGVLKQDMVQRMADKPLVLALANPNPEIAPELVKEVRPDAIMATGRTDYPNQVNNVLCFPFIFRGALDCGATTITREMEIAAANAIAELARQEQSDIVASAYGIQDLSFGPEYLIPKPFDPRLIVWVAPAVAEAAMKSGVASRPIEDMDAYRLQLQQFVYHSGTLMKPIYAAARKVEMAKKRIVFAEGEEERVLRAVQVIVDEKLANPILIGRPAVLQHRIERFGLRLRPGVDFTVVNPEHDDRFRDYSDVYYRMMAREGVTPQYAKLELRRRTTLIGAMLVKKGEADGMICGTVSNTAAHLRYIDQVLGGTSKVYAAMNGLVLPGRQIFLVDTHVNVDPTADELAEITLMAAEELKRFGIEPKVALLSHSNFGSSEAPSARKMRDTLAILRERAPELEIDGEMHGDSALDQKLRDALVPDGSLKGEANLLVCPNIDAANISYNLLKVAAGNNVAIGPILLGVKAPVHILTPSATVRRIVNMTSLVVVDAAAKR; encoded by the coding sequence ATGACCAGCCCTCAGCAGTCCCCGTCCCAAGACGATCTGAAACAGCAGCAGCGTGAGGCGCTGCGCAAAGCGGCGCTCGAGTACCACGAGTTTCCGACTCCCGGCAAGATCTCCGTCACGCCGACCAAGCCGCTGTCCAACCAGCGCGACCTCGCCCTGGCCTATTCGCCGGGCGTCGCCGCTGCGTGCGAGGAGATCGTCGCCGACCAGGCGAATTCGTTCCGCTACACCGCGCGCGGCAACCTGGTGGCCGTGATCACCAACGGCACCGCCGTGCTGGGCTTGGGCGACATTGGCGCCGCGGCCTCCAAGCCGGTCATGGAAGGCAAGGCCGGCCTGTTCAAGAAGTTTGCCGGCATCGACGTCTTCGACATCGAAGTCGACGAAAAAGACCCCGAAAAACTGGTGCAGATCATTGCTGCGCTGGAGCCGACCTTCGGCGGCATCAACCTGGAAGACATCAAGGCACCGGAGTGCTTCTACGTCGAGCGCAAGCTGCGCGAGAAGATGAAGATCCCCGTCTTCCATGATGACCAGCACGGCACCGCCATCGTGGTTGCTGCCGCCGTCATCAACGGCCTGACGGTCGTTGGCAAGGACATCAAGAAGGTCAAGCTGGTGGCTTCTGGCGCCGGTGCGGCGGCTCTGGCCTGCCTGGACCTGCTGGTGGACCTGGGCCTGCCCATCGAGAACATCTGGGTGACCGACCTGGCCGGCGTGGTCTATGAAGGCCGTACCGAGCTGATGGACCCGGAAAAGGCCCGCTTCTGCCAGAAGACCGACAAGCGCAAGCTTGGCGAGGTGATCGACGGCGCCGACATTTTCCTCGGCCTGTCCGCCGCCGGCGTGCTCAAGCAGGACATGGTCCAGCGCATGGCCGACAAGCCGCTGGTGCTCGCTCTGGCGAACCCGAACCCGGAAATCGCGCCCGAGCTGGTCAAGGAAGTCCGCCCGGACGCCATCATGGCCACTGGCCGGACTGACTACCCGAACCAGGTCAACAACGTCCTGTGCTTCCCGTTCATCTTCCGCGGCGCGCTTGACTGCGGTGCGACCACCATTACGCGCGAGATGGAAATCGCTGCCGCCAACGCGATCGCCGAGCTGGCGCGCCAGGAGCAGAGCGATATCGTAGCCTCGGCCTATGGCATCCAGGACCTGTCGTTCGGCCCGGAATACCTGATCCCGAAGCCTTTCGACCCGCGCCTGATCGTGTGGGTGGCGCCGGCCGTGGCCGAAGCCGCCATGAAGTCCGGCGTGGCCTCGCGTCCGATCGAGGACATGGACGCCTACCGCCTGCAGCTCCAGCAGTTCGTGTACCACTCGGGCACGCTGATGAAGCCGATCTACGCCGCTGCCCGCAAGGTGGAAATGGCGAAGAAGCGCATTGTCTTCGCCGAAGGCGAGGAAGAGCGCGTGCTGCGCGCCGTGCAGGTGATCGTCGATGAAAAGCTGGCCAACCCGATCCTGATCGGCCGCCCGGCAGTGCTGCAGCACCGCATCGAACGCTTCGGCCTGCGTCTGCGTCCGGGCGTGGATTTCACCGTCGTCAACCCCGAGCACGACGACCGCTTCCGCGATTACTCCGATGTCTACTACCGGATGATGGCGCGCGAAGGCGTGACCCCGCAGTACGCCAAGCTCGAACTGCGCCGCCGCACCACGCTGATCGGCGCCATGCTGGTCAAGAAGGGCGAGGCCGACGGCATGATCTGCGGCACCGTCAGCAATACCGCCGCGCACCTGCGCTACATCGACCAGGTGCTGGGCGGTACCAGCAAGGTCTACGCGGCCATGAACGGCCTGGTGTTGCCGGGCCGCCAGATCTTCCTGGTGGATACGCACGTGAACGTTGACCCGACCGCTGATGAGCTGGCCGAGATCACGCTGATGGCCGCCGAAGAACTCAAGCGCTTTGGCATCGAGCCCAAGGTGGCGCTGCTATCGCACTCGAACTTCGGCTCGTCCGAAGCCCCTTCGGCACGCAAGATGCGCGATACCCTCGCTATTCTGCGCGAACGTGCGCCGGAACTCGAGATTGATGGCGAGATGCACGGCGACAGCGCGCTCGACCAGAAGCTGCGCGACGCCCTGGTGCCGGACGGTTCGCTCAAGGGCGAAGCCAACCTGCTGGTCTGCCCGAATATCGACGCGGCCAACATCTCATACAACTTGCTGAAGGTTGCAGCGGGCAACAACGTCGCCATCGGACCGATCCTGCTGGGCGTGAAAGCGCCGGTGCACATCCTGACGCCGTCGGCGACGGTGCGACGGATCGTCAACATGACCTCGCTGGTCGTGGTGGACGCCGCAGCCAAGCGTTAA